Proteins encoded within one genomic window of Cryptococcus neoformans var. grubii H99 chromosome 4, complete sequence:
- a CDS encoding esterase/lipase has protein sequence MPDLLTPQALATAGPLLLDTLFKHYLSPRQRSDDEKNKAREDLMYDEAFVLMKTFLEIATKHPVAALQRFGQVRTLSPPWVAVHRVQVPFPSLQSAAEYMVTAFGGEEMAFKVAGGTKWWQVRAGQGVEAEWIVMKKDWKEVVAEEKREKEKRKEKKKEAEEELEDDEFLPEMDRLRCMLYIHGGAYYWGSINTHRYTIWRHARKMHGRCFAVNYRKAPQYPFPCAIQDCLAAYLYLVNPPPGAPHLPVDPKSIVLAGDSAGGGLCLALLQILRDTPGLKLPAGAVLLSPWSDLTHSFPSILQNTATDIVPPYSFIHKPSSLWPPPPPIVTQAVQSRLRSRVKEAAARVREHDKKAKPRETHAEGTKGDKLYSVVSRISTRSHDKASEGHVNPEGNSRVGSPKAVRASAPTGVEASDSSTSPSSALHPTTSSPADPKAHPAPREGPHNPSFANPASLFSTLVPPSPDETRPTTLTQCSTPLSLEVKDEKVVLDTQIQIYATNAQLCHPWVSPVLGYLGGLPPLYIMCGDKEVLRDEIIYLAHKAANPSDHPLRPDVVALLPSLAGIESRYGPTNVHLQVYDGVCHDLPLFSMTTAARGCFRAIASFARYVTPSTPGSVYIGRNFNTAEESGVSTPVTPNTIITPIDPADPDKHNKILGAPMASSPAQTTPSSSQASLRPHGVTSMSLRRKELVLSEIPSLSGLVIQDHDRPLEETAELETTNGKVDEMKEQKKKEVGILPPRRGASLRESSTPSGSRPQSTAMTPSAGATGDQVLGDETGPRFAFGTGDQMEENMGKSVEFEKREEEAKEESEEGFSGLNDSRAKKGEAGWPGIYRGDNPFTDHMIRERVSNTGVTRPLTPPPELQALTMPREEIGKIKEGPAMRYINGQALWDKKYRRTGERVKKRRERNLLQAHKAGEKIGRGFDGVVRENMRAEKAKKRKEKIKEKVKRKKADEEDEEESETESAVEDEPTTIGTSMTWTWALKGEAPPPSAIVSRRDFSEARQLALMADRIDSSASHSTPLHGLNIWVGLAGFFSTSAEKEKTKAVLKQVKEEKGNKAISVEDDSGEIGERKKNRGKVWTMFHWGKKK, from the exons ATGCCAGATCTACTTACACCACAGGCTCTGGCTACCG CCGGCCCGCTCTTGCTCGACACCCTTTTCAAGCACTATCTTTCCCCGCGACAACGTtcggatgatgaaaagaatAAGGCGAGAGAAGACCTCATGTATGATGAAG CCTTTGTACTCATGAAG ACATTCCTCGAAATTGCTACAAA GCATCCTGTTGCTGCATTGCAGCGCTTTGGCCAAGTTCGTACATTATCCCCACCATGGGTCGCTGTACACCGCGTTCAAGTCCCgtttccttcccttcagTCGGCCGCTGAATATATGGTCACTGCCTTTGGGGGCGAAGAGATGGCTTTCAAGGTTGCTGGCGGTACAAAATGGTGGCAAGTTCGTGCCGGGCAGGGCGTCGAGGCCGAGTGGATcgtgatgaagaaggattggaaggaggtggtcgcggaagagaagagggaaaaggagaagaggaaggagaaaaagaaagaagctgaagaagagcttgaagatgatgaat TCTTGCCTGAGATGGACCGTCTTCGATGCATGCTGTACA TCCATGGAGGAGCCTACTACTGGGGCTCCATCAACACCCACCGTTATACTATCTGGCGTCATGCTCGCAAAATGCATGGTCGATGCTTTGCTGTCAATTACCGCAAAGCTCCTCAGtacccttttccttgcgCTATCCAAGACTGCCTGGCAGCCTACCTTTATCTAGTCAATCCGCCCCCTGGAGCACCACATCTCCCAGTCGACCCTAAATCCATCGTGCTAGCCGGAGACTCTGCGGGCGGTGGACTTTGTTTGGCGTTGCTGCAGATCCTGAGAGATACACCAGGCCTGAAGCTCCCTGCAGGTGCGGTGTTGTTGAGTCCCTGGTCAGACTTGACCCATAGTTTCCCAAGCATCTTGCAGAACACAGCCACT gATATTGTTCCACCTTATAGTTTCATACAT AAACCCTCGTCTCTCTggcctccgcctcctcccatAGTGACCCAGGCGGTTCAGTCTCGCTTACGATCAAGAGTCAAAGAAGCCGCTGCACGCGTCCGTGAGCATGACAAGAAAGCCAAGCCCAGAGAGACCCATGCAGAAGGGACCAAGGGAGATAAACTATACTCGGTTGTATCCCGAATATCAACGCGTTCTCATGACAAAGCTAGCGAGGGACATGTGAACCCCGAAGGTAATTCAAGGGTAGGAAGCCCAAAGGCTGTTCGTGCTTCTGCTCCTACCGGCGTAGAAGCATCTGACTCGTctacttctccatcctcggCGCTTCATCCAACAACTTCCTCTCCTGCAGACCCGAAAGCTCATCCTGCTCCCAGGGAAGGCCCGCACAATCCTTCATTCGCCAATCCTGCATCCTTATTTTCCACTCTAGTACCGCCTTCGCCTGATGAGACACGACCCACAACTCTTACCCAATGCTCcactcctctttctttggAGGTCAAAGACGAGAAGGTTGTGCTCGATACTCAGATTCAAATCTACGCGACAAATGCGCAATTGTGTCATCCATGGGTATCTCCCGTCTTGGGATATTTGGGCGGCTTACCGCCGCTGTATATCATGTGTGGTGATAAAGAGGTGCTGCGAGACGAAATCATCTATTTGGCACACAAAGCAGCCAATCCGTCGGACCATCCTCTGCGACCAGACGTCGTTGCCCTTTTGCCTTCCCTCGCAGGTATTGAATCGCGCTACGGTCCGACAAATGTACATCTTCAAGTCTACGATGGGGTGTGTCATGATCTCCCGCTTTTTTCCATGACCACAGCAGCCAGGGGATGCTTCCGAGCCATTGCTAGCTTTGCCAGATACGTGACGCCGAGTACACCTGGGAGCGTCTACATCGGGAGAAATTTTAACACAGCAGAAGAGAGTGGGGTATCTACTCCTGTCACTCCGAATACAATCATCACCCCCATCGACCCAGCCGATCCAGATAAACACAATAAAATCCTAGGTGCCCCCatggcttcttcccccgcACAAACtaccccttcctcatctcaaGCCAGTCTACGCCCTCATGGAGTCACTTCCATGTCTTTACGTCGAAAAGAACTTGTGTTGTCTGAGATTCCAAGCTTGTCTGGGCTCGTTATACAGGACCATGATCGGCCTTTAGAGGAGACAGCTGAACTCGAAACGACCAACGGAAAAGTTGATGAAatgaaggagcagaagaagaaagaagtgGGTATACTACCACCTCGACGGGGAGCGAGTCTCCGTGAAAGCTCTACCCCCTCCGGAAGCAGACCGCAAAGTACAGCAATGACTCCCTCTGCTGGCGCCACCGGCGATCAAGTCCTTGGTGACGAAACAGGCCCCCGCTTCGCCTTTGGAACCGGTGAtcaaatggaagagaataTGGGGAAGAGCGTGGAATTTGAAAAgcgggaagaagaagcgaaagaagaaagtgagGAAGGATTCTCGGGGCTGAATGATTCGAGagcaaagaagggagaagcAGGCTGGCCGGGGATTTATCGTGGGGACAAC CCATTCACGGATCACATGATCCGCGAACGAGTTTCCAACACCGGCGTGACACGACCTTTGACTCCTCCTCCGGAGCTTCAAGCACTTACTATGCCCCGCGAAGAAATAGGTAAGATTAAAGAAGGTCCAGCGATGCGATACATCAACGGGCAAGCGCTTTGGGATAAGAAGTACAGAAGAACGGGAGAaagagtgaagaagaggcgcGAGAGAAATTTATTGCAGGCGCATAAGGCTGGAGAAAAGATCGGAAGGGGATTCGACGGTGTTGTAAGGGAAAATATGAGGGCtgagaaggcaaagaagaggaaggaaaagattaaggaaaaggtcaaaaggaaaaaggcggacgaagaggatgaagaagaaagtgaaACGGAGAGTGCAGTAGAAGACGAACCAACAACTATCGGAACCAGCATGACTTGGACGTGGGCGTTGAAGGGTGAAGCCCCTCCTCCGAGCGCGATCGTGTCTCGGCGTGATTTC TCTGAAGCGCGTCAGTTGGCTCTGATGGCCGATCGTATTGACTCTTCCGCATCCCATTCGACACCTCTACACGGGCTTAATATCTGGGTTGGGCTAGCGGGATTCTTCAGTACCAGtgcagaaaaagaaaagaccAAGGCAGTCTTGAAGCaggtcaaagaagagaaaggaaataAGGCCATATCAGTTGAGGATGACTCAGGCGAAattggagaaagaaagaaaaataGAGGGAAGGTTTGGACAATGTTCCATTggggcaagaagaagtga
- a CDS encoding phosphodiesterase: MGNGTQFRSRIDISVAGKSTAARASEHNSMKVLQDVIDQTSEPAFEIVVLGSGGGPLETDCAGYLVKAIDQRWEDGILGLEGGSGLGALSALFSSQSPDTMFPGITFPTDYSTPLLQASYVFSFVSGYLITHAHLDHVQSLIMLTGSAPPRPNLAASNYAPVSQPVPPLCPIVYGTTGTLEKLSTAYTGQIWPELVAWVPGHNEDRKTEAPKKRRKVNQADKRKKSKSPESDTRLTYNEHPNASLVLSPLQTNSAPQSLIGAPSLGVRLYPLVHGSTSKETYESSGAFIRHMPLPYLSPKPVTSVRSRRKPKEGKEFLFLGDMESAYRKSGENGAHPELRAKAGRFNSVIWEEAARSWIEGRLCGIFIECSYDSSRLGQHMYGHLSPPAVYHELKVLAGHVSQTKTRPLDGLKIFITHIKESLVPHPEGKTQHEIIMAQLQELEKDGKLGVAFIRPVKGDRIGCIRTSEVVEWEVSWEGL, translated from the exons ATGGGAAACGGAACTCAGTTTCGATCCCGGATAGATATTTCTGTCGCAGGGAAGTCGACCGCCGCTCGGGCAAGTGAACACAATTCAATGAAAGTACTTCAAGACGTCATCGACCAAACATCAGAGCCGGCTTTCGAGATCGTAGTCTTGGGAAGCGGTGGTGGACCCTTGGAGACAGATTGCGCCGG CTATCTGGTGAAAGCTATTGACCAACGTTGGGAGGATGGTATCCTAGGGCTAGAAGGAG GTTCAGGCCTGGGTGCTCTTTCAGCCTTATTTTCTTCGCAATCCCCAGATACGATGTTTCCTGGTATCACTTTTCCTACGGATTACAGCACTCCTTTACTCCAGGCTTCTTAtgtcttttcctttgtatC AGGATATCTAATCACGCATGCTCATCTTGACCATGTCCAGTCTTTGATCATGCTCACGGGTTCAGCACCTCCCCGGCCAAATCTCGCAGCCTCCAACTACGCCCCTGTTTCGCAGCCCGTGCCTCCTCTGTGTCCCATTGTATACGGAACGACAGGAACATTAGAAAAGCTATCAACAGCATACACTGGTCAGATATGGCCTGAACTGGTGGCTTGGGTTCCAGGACACAATGAGGATCGCAAAACAGAAGCGCCAAAGAAGCGAAGGAAAGTGAATCAAGCAGACAAGCGTAAAAAATCTAAATCTCCTGAGTCTGATACGCGACTTACATATAACGAGCATCCAAATGCTTCATTAGTACTATCACC GCTACAGACGAACAGCGCCCCTCAATCACTAATTGGTGCTCCGTCTTTAGGGGTCAGGCTATACCCTCTAGTTCATGGAAGTACATCCAAAGAAACTTACGAGTCTTCTGGTGCATTTATCCGACATATGCCATTACCATATCTTTCCCCCAAACCAGTGACCAGCGTTCGCTCAAGACGAAAGCCAaaggaaggcaaagaatttctttttttgggaGATATGGAATCGGCCTATAGGAAATCAGGAGAAAATGGCGCGCACCCGGAACTAAGAGCCAAAGCTGGTCGGTTTAACTCCGTGatatgggaagaagcagccaGGTCATGGATTGAAGGACGGTTATGTGGTATATTT ATTGAATGCTCGTATGATTCAAGTCGACTAGGACAGCACATGTACGGCCACCTTTCTCCCCCCGCTGTCTATCATGAGTTGAAGGTACTTGCTGGTCATGTTAGCCAAACAAAAAC AAGGCCACTTGATGGTCTTAAAATATTCATAACACATATTAAGGAAAGCCTCGTTCCCCATCCCGAAGGTAAAACTCAACATGAGATTATAATGGCCCAATTGCAAGAGCTGGAAAAAGATGGGAAATTAGGTGTCGCTTTCATTCGCCCAGTAAAAGGCGATCGCATAG GTTGTATTCGTACATCCGAAGTTGTAGAATGGGAAGTTAGCTGGGAGGGCCTGTAA
- a CDS encoding calcofluor white hypersensitive protein codes for MTVLLAFPAKWVTQAHTLIGSLAFVVTLFVGWASGLWLPLCTNSVAKWPVEWFPSVSATIGDHAPLRAPFQILIALCATPRFFLLLVQWLVHRNPPLTNTHSGDIRNAERSSAFLVDIELLVGVARTFCCGGWVYITSRDQHDLHDLFMIFYLLLTVPWMFLSSGNANRESQHKRCLPFYGFLATIPPLMWFYYRHSALRIPGAYTYYSMFEWSLVFWDLAFDALSVLELNHLQITFIDTSSPPSQIRIAENAGQSAFYLAKSSIPEHLEDEIRIDWTSQGVGKPSPAWRQAVAWFSDVYFAICFWTVFTGLGFQLFYWSVWKLALAGSEFALAANLAGYLFAFKSAHRYLISRDGQITHRIVTIICGMGCYFFPWPAARLLGVTFGTWAGWSAMFGTWTRVKGSQEMIAEGQIIGLGMVVVMLLKYANKSTNPFWCLVNEASGGWNKTGLVLATICLAEFACRPTDLHPASPLVDSSAKKTEQQIPKPLPTKMHTRLITVGLGTLIHLLQTFMMDAGTIISWTWTGYPIKGPTLHPHAGFVIAAASVGLIAPRFALTPAWSLLGCISAYVLYFYPDWIGFYGGLGLTTYLTSITPAYIRAASACNPATTFGNALLVNIIFDVASVVTTAYAFVPLGWTLRERTDLILGGCMLATAIGGWASNSLALPTTSELPLRTQRRTKAVAQFTLIATAFLSIFSVIFGYSQVPTEKPVPYYPEHRIFSGGIWTVHFGVDKEGRDSQRRMRELVRDMQVDVLGLLETDLHRFVYGNRDLTRAIAEDLGYYVDLGPGPNKHTWGAALLSKFPIVKSSHHLLPSPHGELAPAIFATLDIHGEEVNVMVSHNGQEEDLLDRELQTTEIARILRSTESTPAVFLGYLVTRTGDRRPWPYQILMEDGKMWDIEIGDRWRWCEYIAFRGLWRIAFARVHESDITDTELQVGKFMLAKPGERVVYESNQELYWHIGESDIPQPWRMPSMFRGKGVRGHRYVIWDGPLYYMPPVQSQLRGYGWDWSNDFESAAVERV; via the exons ATGACAGTTCTCCTCGCATTCCCTGCCAAATGGGTCACTCAAGCACATACCCTCATCGGATCACTAGCGTTTGTGGTCACTCTCTTTGTAGGATGGGCTAGCGGTCTATGGCTACCCCTGTGCACGAACTCCGTTGCTA AATGGCCAGTTGAATGGTTCCCTTCAGTCTCGGCTAC TATAGGCGACCATGCTCCTCTAAGAGCCCCATTTCAAATCTTGATTGCTCTTTGTGCAACTCCacgcttctttcttctgctcGTGCAATGGCTAGTTCACCGAAATCCACCGCTGACTAACACTCATTCGGGCGATATTAGAAATGCCGAAAGGTCATCAGCGTTCTTGGTAGATATCGAGCTATTAGTGGGCGTGGCTAGGACTTTCTGCTG TGGAGGATGGGTATACATCACTTCTCGCGACCAGCATG ATCTTCATGATCTGTTCATGATcttctatcttcttcttaccGTTCCATGGATGTTTTTATCATCTGGAAATGCGAACCGTGAGTCGCAGCACAAGAG GTGCCTTCCCTTCTATGGATTTCTGGCCACAATCCCTCCCTTGATGTGGTTCTACTATCGACACTCCGCACTCAGAATACCCGGAG CTTACACTTACTACTCGATGTTTGAGTGGTCCCTCGTCTTCTGGGACCTTGCGTTTGATGCGCTTTCTGTCTTGGAACTGAACCATCTTCAG ATTACTTTCATTGACACATCATCCCCACCGTCTCAAATCAGAATCGCAGAAAATGCAGG ACAAAGCGCGTTTTACCTTGCGAAGTCATCTATTCCCGAACACCTCGAGGACGAGATCCGAATAGACTGGACTAGTCAAGGAGTGGGAAAACCGTCTCCAGCATGGAGACAGGCTGTCGCTTGGTTCAGTGATGTTTATTTTG CCATCTGTTTCTGGACGGTATTCACCGGGCTTGGCTTCCAGCTGTTCTATTGGTCTGTGTGGAAGCTAG CCCTGGCTGGTTCTGAATTCGCCCTTGCCGCCAACCTTGCAGGGTATCTTTTTGCCTTCAAGTCTGCGCACCGCTACCTGATTTCGCGTGATGGCCAGATCACCCATCGTATAGTTACAATTATCTGTGGTATGGGATGTTATTTTTTCCCTTGGCCGGCGGCCAGATTGTTAGGCGTAACATTCGGAACTTGGGCGGGATGGTCAGCCATGTTCGGGACTTGGACAAGGGTGAAAGGTTCTCAAGAGATGATTGCGGAGGGGCAGA TCATTGGGTTGGGTATGGTCGTCGTTATGCTTCTCAAGTACGCTAACAAGTCAACCAACCCATTTTGGTGCCTCGTAAACGAGGCTTCCGGTGGCTGGAACAAGACTGGTCTTGTTCTGGCAACTATTTGTCTCGCGGAATTTGCTTGTCGACCGACCGACCTGCATCCTGCATCTCCTTTGGTCGACTCTTCTGCTAAGAAAACCGAGCAGCAAATTCCAAAGCCACTCCCAACCAAGATGCACACCAGATTAATTACCGTCGGTCTGGGAACCCTTATCCACCTTCTGCAGACGTTCATGATGGACGCGGGCACAATCATCTCGTGGACATGGACCGGATACCCTATAAAAGGGCCTACTCTCCATCCGCACGCTGGATTCGTGATTGCTGCTGCATCTGTCGGCCTTATAGCCCCACGATTTGCTCTTACCCCAGCATGGTCTTTGTTGGGTTGCATAAGTGCCTATGTGCTTTATTTTTACCCTGATTGGATTGGTTTCTATGGAGGCCTTGGGCTTACCACGTACCTCACTAGCATCACCCCAGCATATATCCGAGCCGCCTCAGCTTGCAATCCAGCGACTACATTCGGCAATGCATTACTGGTAAACATCATCTTCGATGTCGCATCAGTAGTTACGACTGCCTACGCGTTCGTTCCGTTGGGCTGGACCCTTCGCGAACGAACTGATTTGATTTTGGGTGGCTGTATGCTCGCTACAGCTATTGGAGGTTGGGCAAGTAATAGCTTGGCATTACCTACCACCTCCGAACTGCCCTTACGTACTCAACGTAGGACCAAGGCCGTGGCTCAGTTCACCCTCATCGCCACCGCTTTCTTGTCAATATTCAGCGTCATCTTCGGTTACTCCCAAGTCCCCACAGAGAAGCCCGTGCCATACTATCCCGAACACCGAATATTCTCTGGAGGTATCTGGACAGTGCATTTTGGCGTGGAtaaggagggaagggataGCCAGAGAAGGATGCGAGAGTTGGTGAGGGACATGCAGGTTGATGTACTGGGACTTCTGGAAACCGATT TACACCGATTTGTGTATGGGAATCGGGATCTCACTCGAGCCATCGCTGAAGACTTAGGCTAC TATGTCGATCTTGGCCCTGGCCCAAACAAGCACACATGGGGTGcagctcttctttccaaatTCCCTATTGTCAAGTCTAGCCACCATCTTTTACCGTCTCCACATGGAGAGCTGGCCCCTGCCATCTTTGCAACTTTAGATATCCATGGTGAGGAGGTCAATGTTATGGTATCTCATAATGGCCAAG AGGAAGACCTTTTGGATAGAGAACTACAGACCACCGAGATCGCACGCATCCTTCGCTCGACCGAAAGTACTCCGGCAGTGTTCTTGGGCTACCTTGTTACTCGAACGGGAGATCGTCGACCATGGCCCTATCAGATAttgatggaggatggaaagatgtGGGATATCGAAAT CGGCGATCGATGGCGATGGTGCGAATACATAGCTTTCCGAGGCTTATGGAGGATTGCGTTTGCCCGAGTCCATGAGAGCGACATCACGGACACCGAGCTGCAG GTTGGCAAGTTCATGTTAGCAAAACCTGGAGAGCGTGTAGTCTACGAGAGCAATCAGGAGCTATATTGGCATATTGGGGAAAGTGAC ATCCCACAACCGTGGCGTATGCCGAGCATGTTCAGAGGCAAAGGTGTAAGGGGGCATCGTTATGTCATTTGGGATGGTCCTCTCTATTACATGCCTCCAGTTCAAAGTCAATTGAGGGGCTACGGATGGGACTGGTCGAACGATTTCGAATCCGCTGCTGTAGAAAGAGTTTAG
- a CDS encoding phosphodiesterase, variant, whose amino-acid sequence MLPRQLEQNTIPPVWMGNGTQFRSRIDISVAGKSTAARASEHNSMKVLQDVIDQTSEPAFEIVVLGSGGGPLETDCAGYLVKAIDQRWEDGILGLEGGSGLGALSALFSSQSPDTMFPGITFPTDYSTPLLQASYVFSFVSGYLITHAHLDHVQSLIMLTGSAPPRPNLAASNYAPVSQPVPPLCPIVYGTTGTLEKLSTAYTGQIWPELVAWVPGHNEDRKTEAPKKRRKVNQADKRKKSKSPESDTRLTYNEHPNASLVLSPLQTNSAPQSLIGAPSLGVRLYPLVHGSTSKETYESSGAFIRHMPLPYLSPKPVTSVRSRRKPKEGKEFLFLGDMESAYRKSGENGAHPELRAKAGRFNSVIWEEAARSWIEGRLCGIFIECSYDSSRLGQHMYGHLSPPAVYHELKVLAGHVSQTKTRPLDGLKIFITHIKESLVPHPEGKTQHEIIMAQLQELEKDGKLGVAFIRPVKGDRIVL is encoded by the exons ATGCTCCCACGTCAACTTGAACAAAATACAATACCCCCCGTTTGGATGGGAAACGGAACTCAGTTTCGATCCCGGATAGATATTTCTGTCGCAGGGAAGTCGACCGCCGCTCGGGCAAGTGAACACAATTCAATGAAAGTACTTCAAGACGTCATCGACCAAACATCAGAGCCGGCTTTCGAGATCGTAGTCTTGGGAAGCGGTGGTGGACCCTTGGAGACAGATTGCGCCGG CTATCTGGTGAAAGCTATTGACCAACGTTGGGAGGATGGTATCCTAGGGCTAGAAGGAG GTTCAGGCCTGGGTGCTCTTTCAGCCTTATTTTCTTCGCAATCCCCAGATACGATGTTTCCTGGTATCACTTTTCCTACGGATTACAGCACTCCTTTACTCCAGGCTTCTTAtgtcttttcctttgtatC AGGATATCTAATCACGCATGCTCATCTTGACCATGTCCAGTCTTTGATCATGCTCACGGGTTCAGCACCTCCCCGGCCAAATCTCGCAGCCTCCAACTACGCCCCTGTTTCGCAGCCCGTGCCTCCTCTGTGTCCCATTGTATACGGAACGACAGGAACATTAGAAAAGCTATCAACAGCATACACTGGTCAGATATGGCCTGAACTGGTGGCTTGGGTTCCAGGACACAATGAGGATCGCAAAACAGAAGCGCCAAAGAAGCGAAGGAAAGTGAATCAAGCAGACAAGCGTAAAAAATCTAAATCTCCTGAGTCTGATACGCGACTTACATATAACGAGCATCCAAATGCTTCATTAGTACTATCACC GCTACAGACGAACAGCGCCCCTCAATCACTAATTGGTGCTCCGTCTTTAGGGGTCAGGCTATACCCTCTAGTTCATGGAAGTACATCCAAAGAAACTTACGAGTCTTCTGGTGCATTTATCCGACATATGCCATTACCATATCTTTCCCCCAAACCAGTGACCAGCGTTCGCTCAAGACGAAAGCCAaaggaaggcaaagaatttctttttttgggaGATATGGAATCGGCCTATAGGAAATCAGGAGAAAATGGCGCGCACCCGGAACTAAGAGCCAAAGCTGGTCGGTTTAACTCCGTGatatgggaagaagcagccaGGTCATGGATTGAAGGACGGTTATGTGGTATATTT ATTGAATGCTCGTATGATTCAAGTCGACTAGGACAGCACATGTACGGCCACCTTTCTCCCCCCGCTGTCTATCATGAGTTGAAGGTACTTGCTGGTCATGTTAGCCAAACAAAAAC AAGGCCACTTGATGGTCTTAAAATATTCATAACACATATTAAGGAAAGCCTCGTTCCCCATCCCGAAGGTAAAACTCAACATGAGATTATAATGGCCCAATTGCAAGAGCTGGAAAAAGATGGGAAATTAGGTGTCGCTTTCATTCGCCCAGTAAAAGGCGATCGCATAG TTCTCTAG
- a CDS encoding translation initiation factor 2D: MFKKPLTHQSNATPIRSSARRQLLSAILEQYPSLLPQDGMDDNNKKELSKLILPEGVRTATFETSTGLEGTFWLSPNGDPLWMTLGRNSKEYIPTLFLLSLPLPRPPLPIIQIYHPLPTPIRTGAPLFIPAVRNIDKPHLLPAVNKNQLVAFVTSPTKNDCVHYIGVGRVAAEGGMKGAWERRVDHLMDGGDREEGKFSDILCIIDDHLWDLGSKPTLSTFILPPPQIPLVAPPEGSEPIHKSSSPPAVQQLSISEEDAPEASIPVSTSLSASEISSLLSLSLLQALSGLQPSAFPMSASLLYSSHILPSRPAHIPKAKRDEVVIGKSEWKKLAKWMKEAGKEGIVKIKESKGEVIVVSFDSRHPSLQAHVDYMTIAQEEAKAAKKAAREAASDQPTKGGKSSSKQSLDIEELWKPASGAISFWEACGISKSDYHSPSTLKQAVDGYITSHNLLHPTNHRFILLDGELGRAVGIKRPEVGEKMARDEILSKLKNGVSWVVSIGGTIKKGALQPITMTVKSRGGRRTVTHVTGLELFNVDIESFAEDMRKRCAGSASIQPREGVSPKLGLQEVLVQGSQQKLITEALVERGVPKRWIMDEGDKKGKK; encoded by the exons ATGTTCAAAAAGCCCCTTACTCACCAGTCGAACGCAACGCCAATACGTTCCTCGGCCCGTCGTCAGTTACTCTCTGCCATATTGGAACAATATCCTTCCCTCTTACCCCAAGATGGGATGGACGACAATAACAAGAAGGAATTGAGCAAACTTATTCTTCCAGAAGGTGTGAGGACCGCTACATTCGAAACAAGTACTGGTTTGGAAGGT ACATTTTGGCTGTCTCCTAATGGTGACCCGTTATGGATGACACTCGGTCGAAACTCCAAGGAGTATATCCCAACAT TGTTTCTCCTCTCGTTGCCACTTCCTCGACCTCCTTTGCCAATCATCCAAATATATCATCCTCTGCCGACGCCTATCCGCACTGGTGCTCCGTTGTTCATTCCTGCAGTTCGCAATATCGATAAaccccatctccttcctgcaGTAAACAAGAATCAGCTCGTTGCATTTGTTACATCACCCACAAAAAATGACTGTGTCCATTATATTGGTGTTGGGAGGGTCGCTGCTGAAGGCGGAATGAAGGGCGCTTGGGAGCGAAGAGTAGATCAtttgatggatggaggtgatcgagaagaagggaaatTTTCAGATATACTCTGTATTATCGACGACCA CTTATGGGATCTTGGTTCAAAGCCCACGCTGTCGACTTTTAtccttccaccacctcaAATCCCGCTAGTAGCTCCCCCAGAAGGATCCGAACCGATTCATaaatcttcatccccaccTGCAGTACAACAGCTGTCCATATCAGAGGAAGACGCCCCGGAAGCATCAATACCGGTCTCAACTTCGTTATCCGCCTCGGAaatatcctctcttctctctctctcccttctccaagcTCTTTCCGGTCTACAACCTTCTGCATTCCCCATGTCCGCTTCTCTCCTGTACTCATCTCATATTCTTCCCTCCAGACCGGCACACATACCCAAAGCAAAAAGAGATGAGGTAGTCATTGGCAAGTCTGAATGGAAAAAGCTGGCCAaatggatgaaagaagCGGGCAAGGAAGGTATAGTGAAGATCAAGGAAAGTAAGGGGGAAGTCATTGTTGTGAG CTTCGACTCGCGGCACCCATCTTTACAAGCCCATGTGGACTATATGACTATAGCACAGGAAGAAGCTAAAGCCGCTAAAAAAGCCGCTCGGGAAGCAGCATCGGACCAACCAACTAAGGGAGGTAAATCATCAAGTAAACAATCGCTCGACATCGAAGAGTTATGGAAACCTGCAAGCGGTGCTATAAGCTTCTGGGAAGCCTGTGGCATCTCCAAATCTGATTACCACTCCCCTTCTACGCTTAAGCAAGCAGTTGATGGATATATCACGTCTCATAACCTCCTGCACCCAACTAATCATAGATTCATCTTGCTTGATGGTGAGCTGGGGAGGGCTGTGGGTATCAAAAGGCCGGAGGTGGGCGAAAAAATGGCGAGAGATGAAATTCTCAGTAAGCTGAAGAATGGGGTCAGCTGGGTAGTGTCTATTGGCGGTACCATCAA GAAAGGTGCTTTGCAGCCAATAACCATGACAGTAAAATCTCGTGGGGGTCGTAGAACAGTCACACACGTCACAGGTCTAGAACTCTTTAACGTCGACATCGAGTCTTTCGCCGAAGACATGCGTAAGCGGTGCGCCGGAAGCGCCTCAATCCAGCCGAGAGAAGGGGTATCCCCCAAATTGGGCCTACAAGAGGTACTGGTGCAAGGTAGCCAACAGAAGTTAATCACGGAAGCCTTGGTCGAAAGAGGTGTGCcgaagagatggataatggatgagggagacaagaaagggaagaagtaA